The following proteins are encoded in a genomic region of Aliiroseovarius sp. F47248L:
- the hpaE gene encoding 5-carboxymethyl-2-hydroxymuconate semialdehyde dehydrogenase — translation MTALTDNLEKLDGYLARFRGTGIKNRIGGKDSDGAGPAFSTHSPVDKSLICTVARGTEKDIDAAACVAHDAFADWRDMPATERKKILISVADAIETRAEEIALCECWDTGQTIRFMSKAALRGAENFRYFADQVVQARDGQLLRSPTLMNVTTRVPIGPVGVITPWNTPFMLSTWKIAPALAAGCTVVHKPAEASPLTARLLVEIAEEAGLPPGVLNTVNGLGEDAGKALCEHPKIRAISFVGESRTGSLITKQGADTLKRNHLELGGKNPVIVFDDADLDRALDAVIFMIFSINGERCTSSSRLLIQDTIKDDFEAKLIERVNKIKVGHPLDPATEIGPLVTEEHFNKVTSYFDIAREAGATVAAGGQTVGDQGYFVRPTVFTNATNDMRIAREEIFGPVLTSIPFTSEDEALAMANDTQYGLTGYLWTNDLTRALRFTDRLEAGMIWVNSENVRHLPTPFGGVKASGIGRDGGDWSFEFYMEQKHIGFATGDHKVMRLGA, via the coding sequence ATGACTGCGTTAACTGATAATCTTGAAAAGCTGGACGGTTATCTGGCACGTTTTCGCGGGACGGGGATCAAGAACCGCATCGGTGGCAAGGATAGCGACGGTGCTGGTCCAGCTTTCTCGACGCATTCGCCTGTCGATAAAAGTCTAATATGCACCGTGGCACGCGGGACGGAGAAAGACATTGATGCTGCCGCATGCGTTGCCCATGACGCATTCGCGGATTGGCGCGACATGCCTGCGACCGAACGCAAAAAGATCTTGATCAGCGTAGCGGATGCGATCGAAACCCGTGCCGAAGAGATCGCCCTTTGCGAATGCTGGGACACCGGACAAACGATCCGGTTCATGTCGAAAGCTGCCCTGCGCGGAGCCGAAAACTTTCGGTACTTTGCCGACCAGGTGGTACAGGCGCGCGATGGGCAACTGCTCAGATCACCCACCTTGATGAACGTCACAACACGTGTGCCCATCGGTCCCGTTGGTGTAATCACGCCCTGGAACACGCCGTTCATGTTGTCGACCTGGAAGATTGCCCCAGCTTTGGCGGCAGGTTGCACAGTTGTTCACAAACCTGCGGAGGCCTCGCCCTTGACCGCGCGACTACTGGTTGAAATTGCGGAAGAAGCTGGCCTTCCTCCGGGGGTTTTGAACACCGTTAACGGCTTGGGCGAGGATGCGGGCAAAGCCCTTTGCGAACACCCGAAAATCCGCGCCATCTCCTTTGTTGGCGAAAGTCGCACAGGGTCACTGATCACCAAGCAGGGGGCGGACACATTGAAACGCAACCACCTTGAACTTGGCGGAAAGAACCCTGTGATTGTGTTTGATGACGCAGATCTCGATCGGGCTTTGGATGCCGTGATCTTCATGATATTCTCGATCAACGGGGAACGCTGCACCTCATCTTCACGCCTGTTAATACAGGACACCATCAAGGATGACTTTGAGGCAAAACTGATAGAACGTGTAAACAAGATTAAAGTTGGCCATCCGCTCGACCCCGCCACTGAAATCGGCCCACTCGTCACCGAAGAACACTTCAATAAGGTGACGTCCTATTTCGACATCGCGCGCGAAGCTGGCGCGACAGTGGCGGCCGGGGGCCAAACCGTTGGCGATCAGGGCTATTTCGTACGCCCCACGGTATTCACCAACGCCACCAACGACATGCGAATCGCACGTGAAGAAATCTTCGGACCCGTGCTGACGTCGATCCCGTTTACATCCGAAGACGAAGCGCTCGCCATGGCCAATGACACGCAGTATGGTCTAACCGGTTATCTCTGGACCAATGATCTAACTCGCGCCCTGCGCTTCACCGACAGGTTGGAAGCCGGTATGATCTGGGTGAACTCGGAAAATGTCCGTCACTTGCCGACACCGTTTGGGGGTGTAAAAGCCTCGGGCATCGGTCGCGACGGTGGTGATTGGTCGTTTGAATTCTACATGGAGCAAAAGCATATTGGCTTTGCCACCGGGGATCACAAAGTCATGCGATTGGGTGCGTAG
- the hpaD gene encoding 3,4-dihydroxyphenylacetate 2,3-dioxygenase yields MGKIVQAAKITHVPSIWMSHTMEKYKGIRQPAIDGYAKLRQDAIDRRVDTFVVFDTHWITNQGFHLNAKPHHKGRFISHELPHMLADMEFDYHGDSDLAASILAVLEERGERAMGHAQPDLGMEYGTLLPMHFINEGVNARVLPVAVNQFSSIEENRRWGSAITEGIKRSDRKVSILASGSLSHDFTPNERSIDGLNSVNGEFNRQMDMRVLELWESGRWAEFLDLLPDYAVKCTGECAMNDTALLFGALGWKDYQGKIDIYTPYFGSSGTGQANISFSVQ; encoded by the coding sequence ATGGGAAAAATCGTTCAGGCCGCGAAAATCACCCATGTGCCCAGCATTTGGATGTCGCACACGATGGAGAAGTACAAAGGCATTCGCCAGCCCGCAATAGATGGTTACGCCAAACTGCGCCAGGATGCGATTGACCGCAGGGTCGACACGTTCGTTGTATTCGACACCCACTGGATCACAAATCAGGGGTTCCATTTAAACGCCAAGCCGCATCACAAGGGTCGGTTTATCAGCCACGAACTGCCACATATGTTAGCCGACATGGAATTTGACTACCACGGCGACAGTGATCTGGCAGCGTCGATTCTAGCGGTGCTTGAAGAACGCGGTGAACGGGCTATGGGTCACGCTCAACCTGATTTGGGTATGGAATACGGCACGCTTCTGCCCATGCATTTCATCAACGAAGGCGTGAATGCCCGCGTCTTGCCAGTGGCCGTCAACCAGTTCTCATCCATCGAGGAAAACCGACGCTGGGGGTCTGCCATTACTGAAGGTATCAAACGCTCAGACCGGAAGGTATCAATCCTTGCCTCCGGATCGCTCAGCCATGATTTCACACCCAACGAACGCTCGATCGATGGGTTGAATTCTGTGAATGGCGAGTTCAATCGCCAGATGGATATGCGCGTGTTGGAGCTTTGGGAAAGTGGCAGATGGGCAGAGTTCCTGGATTTGCTTCCAGACTATGCGGTCAAGTGCACGGGCGAATGTGCGATGAACGACACTGCGCTGTTGTTCGGCGCGCTGGGCTGGAAGGATTACCAAGGAAAGATCGATATCTACACCCCGTATT